The following coding sequences lie in one Lysobacter capsici genomic window:
- a CDS encoding rhodanese-like domain-containing protein, whose amino-acid sequence MNGTPATLRCGLSRGLLDLLDDMGLAYAHIDATGELQRGRGSERRREWLAIPQLYLDGEYLASGDLIEQMANAGKLHIALGLPAPDRRPPEVTLSAAAADFLRAAIGNSAPGTVAEIEVDAKWASCVRLVPRRKGMIQTQVDGVPLQFGLSSARRSDGLSIDWEDVDRGPSWTMRFPGAPVIEPVRPIAPADADAAAREGRLLIVDIRHPQERALAQLSLPFLSLDESRHEIRNLAPAVPLAVLCHRGDRSVHAAEHLHRLGHRDVYYIEGGIQAWADLVDTTIARY is encoded by the coding sequence ATGAACGGGACGCCCGCGACGCTGCGTTGCGGTTTATCGAGAGGGCTGCTCGATCTGCTCGACGACATGGGCCTGGCCTATGCGCATATCGATGCGACCGGTGAACTGCAGCGTGGTCGGGGCAGCGAACGCCGACGCGAATGGCTGGCGATCCCGCAGTTGTATCTCGACGGCGAATACCTCGCCAGCGGCGACCTGATCGAACAGATGGCCAACGCCGGCAAACTTCACATCGCCCTGGGCCTGCCCGCGCCCGACCGTCGACCGCCCGAGGTGACGCTGAGCGCGGCGGCCGCGGATTTCCTGCGCGCGGCCATCGGCAACAGCGCGCCCGGCACCGTGGCCGAGATCGAGGTCGATGCGAAGTGGGCCAGTTGCGTGCGCCTTGTTCCGCGCAGGAAGGGCATGATCCAGACCCAGGTGGACGGCGTGCCGCTGCAATTCGGTCTGAGCAGTGCGCGCCGCAGCGACGGCCTGTCGATCGACTGGGAGGATGTCGATCGCGGCCCCAGTTGGACGATGCGCTTTCCCGGGGCGCCGGTCATCGAACCGGTACGGCCGATAGCTCCGGCCGATGCCGACGCCGCTGCGCGCGAGGGCCGCTTGCTCATCGTCGACATTCGCCATCCGCAAGAACGCGCCCTGGCCCAACTCAGCCTGCCCTTCCTGTCGCTGGACGAAAGCAGGCACGAGATCCGCAATCTGGCGCCAGCCGTGCCCCTGGCGGTGTTGTGCCACCGCGGCGATCGCAGCGTCCATGCCGCCGAACACCTGCACCGATTGGGCCATCGGGATGTGTACTACATCGAAGGCGGCATCCAGGCCTGGGCCGATCTCGTCGACACGACGATTGCGCGCTATTGA
- a CDS encoding replicative DNA helicase: MSARAGGFRGEKRFETRAEQRIDQLRVPPQSIEAEQAVLGGLMLAPDAYDRVADQIVEEDFYRRDHQLIYRAIRELAEKSRPFDAVTLGEWFESQGLVEEVAGGAYLIELASTTPSAANITAYAEIVRDKAVMRKLIEVGTEIVNDGFQPDGRDSGEILAKAEQQVFAIAEAGSRGRTDFTPVTKALSEAFDVLQTRYANGGSVTGIPTGYTEFDEMTAGLQNTDLLILAARPAMGKTAFALNIAEHAAFRTKKAVAVFSMEMSASQLALRLISSVGRVNAQRLRSGQLEDEDWSRVTGAIRQLREAKIFIDDTPGLSPEVLRAKSRRLKREHDLGLIVIDYLQLMSVPGNNENRATEISEISRSLKHLAKELNLPVIALSQLNRSLEQRADKRPVMADLRESGAIEQDADVIVFIYRDDYYNKETSPDKGLAEVIIGKQRSGPTGSLKLKFFGEYTRFDNLAHDSIGSFE; the protein is encoded by the coding sequence ATGAGCGCACGTGCCGGCGGATTCCGTGGCGAAAAACGTTTCGAGACCCGCGCCGAGCAGCGCATCGACCAGTTGCGCGTGCCGCCGCAGTCGATCGAGGCCGAGCAGGCCGTGCTCGGCGGGCTCATGCTCGCGCCCGATGCCTACGACCGGGTCGCCGACCAGATCGTCGAGGAAGATTTCTATCGCCGCGATCACCAGCTGATCTACCGCGCGATCCGCGAACTGGCCGAGAAGAGCCGGCCGTTCGATGCGGTGACCCTGGGCGAATGGTTCGAATCGCAGGGCCTGGTCGAAGAAGTCGCCGGCGGCGCTTACCTGATCGAACTGGCCAGCACCACGCCGTCGGCCGCCAACATCACCGCCTACGCCGAGATCGTTCGCGACAAGGCGGTGATGCGCAAGCTGATCGAAGTCGGCACCGAGATCGTCAACGACGGTTTTCAACCCGATGGCCGCGACAGCGGCGAGATCCTGGCCAAGGCCGAGCAGCAGGTGTTCGCGATCGCCGAAGCCGGCTCGCGCGGGCGCACCGACTTCACCCCGGTCACCAAGGCGCTGTCGGAAGCCTTCGACGTGCTGCAGACGCGCTACGCCAACGGCGGCTCGGTCACCGGCATTCCGACCGGCTACACCGAATTCGACGAGATGACCGCCGGCCTGCAGAACACCGACCTGCTGATCCTGGCCGCGCGTCCGGCGATGGGCAAGACCGCGTTCGCGCTGAACATCGCCGAGCACGCCGCGTTCCGGACCAAGAAAGCGGTCGCGGTGTTCTCGATGGAAATGTCGGCCAGCCAGCTCGCGCTGCGCCTGATTTCCTCGGTCGGCCGGGTCAACGCGCAGCGCTTGCGCTCGGGCCAGCTCGAGGACGAGGACTGGAGCCGCGTCACCGGCGCGATCCGGCAATTGCGCGAGGCCAAGATCTTCATCGACGACACCCCGGGCCTGTCGCCGGAAGTGCTGCGCGCCAAGTCGCGCCGGCTCAAGCGCGAGCACGACCTGGGCCTGATCGTGATCGACTACCTGCAGCTGATGTCGGTGCCGGGCAACAACGAAAACCGCGCGACCGAAATCTCTGAGATCTCGCGCTCGCTCAAGCATCTGGCCAAGGAACTCAACCTGCCGGTGATCGCGCTGTCGCAGCTCAACCGCTCGCTGGAACAGCGCGCCGACAAGCGCCCGGTGATGGCCGACCTGCGCGAATCGGGCGCTATCGAGCAGGACGCGGACGTGATCGTGTTCATTTACCGCGACGATTACTACAACAAGGAAACCTCGCCCGACAAAGGTCTGGCCGAGGTCATCATCGGCAAGCAGCGTTCCGGCCCGACCGGTTCGCTCAAGCTCAAGTTCTTCGGCGAATACACCCGCTTCGACAATCTGGCCCACGATTCGATCGGCAGTTTCGAATAG
- the rplI gene encoding 50S ribosomal protein L9, with translation MQLILLQNVTNLGKLGDKVNVKPGYGRNFLVPQGKAVPATASNLADFETRRAEYEAKAKSQLDGAEGRKAQLEGAAVTVHANAATEGKLYGSVTPRDIAEALSKAGFPVNKSEVIMGEGPIRRTGEYDVLIHLHADVEVTVKVTVAGEAA, from the coding sequence ATGCAACTGATCCTCCTGCAGAACGTCACCAACCTCGGCAAGCTCGGCGACAAGGTCAACGTCAAGCCGGGTTACGGCCGTAACTTCCTCGTGCCGCAGGGCAAGGCCGTGCCGGCCACCGCCTCGAACCTGGCCGATTTCGAAACCCGTCGCGCCGAGTACGAAGCCAAGGCCAAGTCGCAGCTCGATGGTGCCGAAGGCCGCAAGGCGCAGCTGGAAGGCGCGGCCGTCACGGTCCACGCCAACGCCGCGACCGAAGGCAAGCTGTACGGTTCGGTGACCCCGCGCGACATCGCCGAGGCGCTGAGCAAGGCCGGTTTCCCGGTCAACAAGTCGGAAGTGATCATGGGCGAAGGCCCGATCCGCCGCACCGGCGAATACGACGTGCTGATCCACCTGCACGCCGACGTCGAAGTCACCGTCAAGGTCACGGTCGCCGGCGAAGCCGCCTGA
- the rpsR gene encoding 30S ribosomal protein S18: protein MSKFFRRRKFCKFTAEGVKEIDYKDLNTLRQYLTETGKIVPSRVTGTKSKYQRQLATAVKRARFLALIPYTDNHNA, encoded by the coding sequence ATGTCCAAATTTTTCCGTCGCCGCAAGTTCTGCAAGTTCACCGCCGAAGGCGTCAAAGAGATCGACTACAAGGATCTCAACACCCTGCGCCAGTACCTGACCGAGACCGGCAAGATCGTGCCGAGCCGCGTCACCGGCACCAAGTCGAAGTACCAGCGCCAGCTGGCCACGGCGGTCAAGCGCGCGCGTTTCCTCGCGCTGATCCCGTACACCGACAACCACAACGCCTGA
- the rpsF gene encoding 30S ribosomal protein S6, with amino-acid sequence MRHYEVVFLVHPDQSEQVPAMIERYKSLIETGEGKIHRLEDWGRRQLAYPIENLVKAHYVLLNIEVTQTVLNELVDGFRFNDAILRHLVMKRDDADTEQSLIMKFKDEKGDKPERGERRRRDDDSDNAVGTADSAEDNAEAA; translated from the coding sequence ATGCGTCATTACGAAGTCGTGTTCCTGGTCCATCCGGACCAGAGCGAGCAGGTGCCGGCCATGATCGAGCGCTACAAGTCGCTGATCGAAACCGGTGAAGGCAAGATCCACCGTCTCGAAGACTGGGGCCGCCGTCAGCTGGCGTACCCGATCGAGAACCTGGTCAAGGCTCACTACGTCCTGCTGAACATCGAAGTCACCCAGACCGTGCTCAACGAGCTGGTCGACGGTTTCCGTTTCAACGATGCGATCCTGCGTCACCTGGTCATGAAGCGCGATGACGCCGACACCGAGCAGTCGCTGATCATGAAGTTCAAGGACGAGAAGGGCGACAAGCCCGAGCGCGGTGAGCGCCGTCGTCGTGACGACGACAGCGACAACGCAGTCGGCACCGCCGACAGCGCCGAAGACAACGCCGAAGCCGCCTGA
- a CDS encoding DUF885 domain-containing protein, with protein sequence MLRPVLLAMAICAVVLAASPAAFAAPASTTIAGPVARKPSALALHALFDAQWERGLRESPENASYNGDKRFNDRWSDYSLAAIEARNQADRDALAKLKAIDRSDLSVADQLNYDVFAWDLEKGIERQKFREYLSPVGQAGGVQSADGMVEVLQFDQVKDYRDWLARMRALPAVIEQNQALMREGVKAGITPPRVLMQRVPAQIAKQVVADPTRSPFYKPFNRFPDSINAADRAALQAEAKKVIADTLVPAYRRFGEFFDKDYLPHTVTSIAVSDLPDGKAYYDFLAAYYTTTDLSADAIHQIGLKEVARIRAEMEKIKTEVGFKGSLGEFFTYLRTDPKFFHKTPAELLEAYQATAKRIDPELVKVSKIIPRQPYGVRAIPDNVAPDTTTAYYQPGAVDGSRAGFYYVNLYKPEVRPTWEMIPLSLHEAVPGHHFQFARGLELPDAPMFRRTGYFVAYGEGWGLYAERLGYDMGLYDDPYDRMGQLAYDMWRAVRLVVDTGMHAKGWSRDKAIAYFTDNAPKTEQDIVNEIDRYIGTPGQALAYKIGQLKISELRERSKQALGEGFDVRDFNDEVLSTGSVPLSVLEKHIDEWIASKKTAR encoded by the coding sequence ATGCTCCGTCCCGTCCTGCTCGCCATGGCGATCTGCGCCGTGGTGCTGGCCGCATCGCCCGCCGCCTTCGCCGCGCCCGCATCGACCACCATCGCCGGCCCGGTCGCACGCAAACCCAGCGCGCTGGCGCTGCATGCCTTGTTCGATGCGCAGTGGGAACGCGGCCTGCGCGAAAGCCCGGAAAATGCCAGCTACAACGGCGACAAACGCTTCAACGACCGTTGGTCCGATTACAGCCTGGCCGCGATCGAAGCAAGAAATCAGGCCGATCGCGACGCGCTGGCCAAGCTCAAGGCCATCGACCGCAGCGACCTGTCGGTCGCCGACCAGCTCAACTACGACGTGTTCGCCTGGGACCTGGAAAAAGGCATCGAGCGACAGAAATTCCGCGAGTACCTGTCGCCGGTAGGGCAGGCCGGCGGCGTGCAGAGCGCCGACGGCATGGTCGAGGTGCTGCAGTTCGACCAGGTCAAGGATTACCGCGACTGGCTCGCGCGCATGCGCGCCTTGCCCGCGGTGATCGAGCAGAACCAGGCGCTGATGCGCGAAGGCGTCAAGGCCGGCATCACCCCGCCGCGGGTGTTGATGCAGCGCGTGCCGGCACAGATCGCCAAGCAGGTCGTCGCCGATCCGACCCGCAGCCCGTTCTACAAACCGTTCAACCGCTTCCCCGACAGCATCAACGCGGCCGACCGCGCCGCCTTGCAGGCCGAGGCGAAAAAAGTCATCGCCGACACCCTGGTGCCCGCCTACCGCCGCTTCGGCGAGTTCTTCGACAAGGACTACCTGCCGCACACCGTCACCAGCATCGCGGTCAGCGATCTGCCCGACGGCAAGGCCTATTACGACTTCCTCGCCGCGTACTACACCACCACCGACCTGAGCGCCGATGCGATCCACCAGATCGGCCTGAAGGAAGTCGCGCGCATCCGCGCCGAGATGGAAAAGATCAAGACCGAAGTCGGGTTCAAGGGCAGCCTGGGCGAGTTCTTCACCTACCTGCGCACCGATCCCAAGTTCTTCCACAAGACCCCGGCCGAACTGCTGGAGGCCTACCAGGCCACCGCCAAGCGCATCGACCCGGAACTGGTGAAAGTGTCCAAGATCATCCCGCGCCAGCCCTACGGCGTGCGCGCGATCCCCGACAACGTCGCGCCCGACACCACCACCGCGTACTACCAGCCCGGCGCGGTAGACGGCAGCCGCGCGGGTTTCTACTACGTCAATCTGTACAAGCCCGAAGTGCGGCCGACCTGGGAAATGATCCCGCTGTCGCTGCACGAAGCGGTGCCCGGCCATCACTTCCAGTTCGCCCGCGGCCTGGAACTGCCGGACGCGCCGATGTTCCGCCGCACCGGTTATTTCGTCGCCTACGGCGAGGGCTGGGGCCTGTACGCCGAGCGCCTGGGCTACGACATGGGCCTGTACGACGATCCTTACGACCGCATGGGCCAGCTGGCCTACGACATGTGGCGCGCGGTGCGGCTGGTGGTCGACACCGGCATGCACGCCAAGGGCTGGAGCCGCGATAAAGCCATCGCGTATTTCACCGACAACGCGCCCAAGACCGAGCAGGACATCGTCAACGAGATCGACCGCTACATCGGCACCCCGGGCCAGGCGCTGGCCTACAAGATCGGCCAGCTCAAGATCTCCGAACTGCGCGAGCGTTCGAAGCAGGCACTGGGCGAGGGCTTCGACGTGCGCGACTTCAACGACGAAGTGCTCTCGACCGGCTCGGTGCCGTTGAGCGTGCTGGAAAAGCACATCGACGAATGGATCGCGAGCAAGAAGACCGCCCGCTGA
- a CDS encoding HesB/IscA family protein, producing the protein MSVTLAPAALARVQHFLTETPTALGLRFGVTRTGCSGWQHTADLAREQREGDTVFEQEGVRIYVDPISLPLVEGTRIDFLKQGLGEMFVFHNPNATAECGCGESFTTQADAA; encoded by the coding sequence ATGTCCGTGACCCTCGCCCCCGCCGCACTTGCCCGCGTCCAGCACTTCCTGACGGAAACGCCGACCGCCCTGGGCCTGCGTTTCGGCGTGACCCGCACCGGCTGCTCGGGCTGGCAGCACACCGCCGACCTCGCCCGCGAACAGCGCGAGGGCGACACCGTGTTCGAACAGGAGGGTGTGCGCATCTACGTCGATCCGATCAGCCTGCCGCTGGTCGAAGGCACCCGCATCGATTTTCTCAAGCAGGGCCTGGGCGAGATGTTCGTGTTCCACAACCCCAACGCCACCGCCGAATGCGGCTGCGGCGAGAGCTTCACGACCCAGGCCGACGCGGCCTGA
- a CDS encoding DUF2891 domain-containing protein: protein MLWTGAAIAQQQEAVPKALPIPAPAPDVVLDEAHAAHFAGLALSCIGREYPNKIAHRLENARDVQAPSQLYPAFYGCYDWHSSVHGHWLLVRLVQRFPQAAFAAPAREALAHNLTAQNIAGELAYLRRGDDDSFERPYGLAWLLQLGAQLRGWDDPQARQWAAALEPLEREAAGRLLRWLPKLTRPIRVGEHSQTAFAFGLALDWTRVSGDQVLRDALIARSRYYYLADRNCPLAYEPSGQDFLSPCLAEADLMRRVLAPEEFSRWLKTFLPQIPRRARVDWLTPGLVLDPADGKLAHLDGLNLSRAWMLEGIARGLAPGDRRIPALRAAAVEHRKLGLIAVGDTHYAGAHWLGSFATYLLAPPEVPQTPAAGAAAGRGD, encoded by the coding sequence GTGCTGTGGACGGGCGCGGCCATCGCGCAGCAGCAAGAGGCCGTGCCCAAGGCGCTGCCGATCCCGGCACCGGCGCCGGACGTGGTGCTCGACGAAGCCCACGCGGCCCATTTCGCCGGGCTGGCGCTGAGCTGCATCGGGCGCGAATACCCGAACAAGATCGCCCACCGCCTGGAAAACGCGCGCGACGTGCAGGCGCCGAGCCAGCTGTATCCGGCGTTCTACGGCTGCTACGACTGGCATTCCTCGGTCCACGGCCACTGGCTGCTGGTGCGTCTGGTCCAGCGCTTTCCGCAGGCGGCGTTCGCGGCGCCCGCGCGCGAAGCGCTGGCGCACAACCTGACCGCGCAGAACATCGCCGGCGAGCTGGCCTACCTGCGCCGCGGCGACGACGACAGCTTCGAACGGCCCTACGGCCTGGCCTGGCTGCTGCAACTGGGCGCGCAGCTGCGCGGCTGGGACGACCCGCAGGCGCGGCAATGGGCCGCGGCGCTGGAACCGCTGGAACGCGAGGCCGCCGGCCGCCTGCTGCGCTGGCTGCCCAAGCTGACGCGCCCGATCCGGGTCGGCGAACACAGCCAGACCGCGTTCGCATTCGGGCTGGCGCTGGACTGGACCCGGGTCAGCGGCGATCAGGTCCTGCGCGATGCGCTGATCGCCCGTTCGCGCTACTACTACCTGGCCGACCGCAACTGCCCGCTGGCCTACGAGCCGTCCGGCCAGGACTTCCTGTCGCCGTGCCTGGCCGAGGCCGACCTGATGCGGCGGGTGCTGGCGCCGGAGGAGTTCTCGCGCTGGCTCAAGACCTTCCTGCCGCAGATCCCGCGCCGCGCCCGCGTCGATTGGCTGACCCCGGGGCTGGTCCTGGACCCGGCCGACGGCAAGCTGGCCCACCTCGACGGCCTCAATCTCAGCCGCGCCTGGATGCTGGAGGGGATCGCCCGCGGGTTGGCCCCGGGCGACCGGCGGATCCCGGCCCTGCGCGCGGCTGCGGTCGAACACCGCAAGCTCGGCCTGATCGCGGTCGGCGACACCCATTACGCCGGCGCGCACTGGCTGGGCAGCTTCGCGACTTATCTGCTGGCGCCGCCTGAGGTGCCACAGACGCCGGCAGCGGGCGCGGCGGCCGGTCGCGGGGACTGA
- the asnS gene encoding asparagine--tRNA ligase, translating into MTVVSVEQALAGKIPAGGEVTVRGWVRTRRDSKAGLSFVNVSDGSCFAPIQVVAPNSLANYDSEIKHLTAGCAVVATGKLVASQGQGQAFEIQAETFEVVGWVEDPETYPIQPKAHSLEFLREVAHLRPRTNLFGAVTRIRNSLAQATHRFFHENGYFWISTPIITTSDAEGAGQMFRVSTLDLANLPRDKAGAVDFSRDFFGKETFLTVSGQLNAEAYALAMSKVYTFGPTFRAENSNTTRHLAEFWMIEPEVAFNDLAANAQLAEDFLKYLFRAVLAERADDLAFIAERVEPTALTRLEAFVNAPFERIDYTDAIALLQKSGQKFEFPVEWGLDLQTEHERWLTEQHVGRPVVVTNYPEHFKAFYMRLNDDGKTVAAMDVLAPGIGEIIGGSQREERLDVLDARMAQFGLDPTHYGWYRDFRRYGTVPHAGFGLGFERLVVYVCGLSNIRDAIAYPRAPGNAEF; encoded by the coding sequence ATGACGGTGGTAAGCGTCGAACAGGCACTCGCGGGCAAGATCCCGGCGGGCGGCGAGGTCACGGTACGCGGCTGGGTACGCACCCGGCGCGATTCCAAGGCCGGACTGAGCTTCGTCAATGTAAGCGACGGCTCCTGCTTCGCGCCGATCCAGGTGGTCGCGCCCAATTCGCTGGCCAATTACGACAGCGAGATCAAGCACCTCACCGCCGGCTGCGCGGTGGTCGCCACCGGCAAGCTGGTGGCCTCGCAGGGCCAGGGTCAGGCGTTCGAAATCCAGGCCGAAACCTTCGAGGTGGTCGGCTGGGTCGAAGACCCGGAAACCTACCCGATCCAGCCCAAGGCGCATTCGCTGGAATTCCTGCGCGAAGTCGCCCACCTGCGCCCGCGCACCAACCTGTTCGGCGCGGTCACCCGCATCCGCAACTCGCTGGCCCAGGCGACGCACCGGTTCTTCCACGAGAACGGTTACTTCTGGATCAGCACGCCGATCATCACCACCTCCGATGCCGAAGGCGCCGGACAGATGTTCCGCGTGTCGACCCTGGACCTGGCCAACCTGCCGCGCGACAAGGCCGGCGCGGTGGATTTCTCGCGCGACTTCTTCGGCAAGGAAACCTTCCTGACCGTGTCGGGCCAGCTCAACGCCGAGGCCTATGCGCTGGCGATGAGCAAGGTCTACACCTTCGGCCCGACCTTCCGCGCCGAAAACAGCAACACCACGCGCCACCTGGCCGAGTTCTGGATGATCGAGCCGGAGGTCGCGTTCAACGACCTGGCCGCCAACGCGCAGCTGGCCGAGGATTTCCTCAAGTACCTGTTCCGCGCGGTGCTCGCCGAGCGCGCCGACGATCTGGCCTTCATCGCCGAGCGCGTCGAACCGACCGCGCTCACCCGCCTGGAAGCGTTCGTCAACGCGCCGTTCGAACGCATCGACTACACCGACGCGATCGCGCTGCTGCAGAAGTCCGGGCAGAAGTTCGAGTTCCCGGTCGAATGGGGCCTGGACCTGCAGACCGAGCACGAGCGCTGGCTGACCGAGCAGCACGTCGGCCGCCCGGTGGTGGTGACCAACTACCCCGAGCATTTCAAGGCGTTCTACATGCGCCTGAACGACGACGGCAAGACCGTCGCGGCGATGGACGTGCTCGCGCCGGGCATCGGCGAGATCATCGGCGGCAGCCAGCGCGAAGAGCGCCTGGACGTGCTCGACGCGCGCATGGCCCAGTTCGGCCTGGACCCGACCCACTACGGCTGGTATCGCGACTTCCGCCGTTACGGCACGGTCCCGCACGCCGGTTTCGGCCTGGGCTTCGAGCGGCTGGTGGTGTACGTGTGCGGGCTGAGCAATATCCGCGACGCGATCGCGTATCCGCGCGCGCCGGGGAATGCGGAGTTTTGA
- a CDS encoding FMN-binding negative transcriptional regulator → MYLPRAFAETDLGALDHLARHYDFGTLITVRDELPTVSHLPLLYRRDGEQVELRGHWARPNPQARHAGPALAILQGPHAYISPGWYPDKETAARVPTWNYAIAHLHGQLETFDDEAGLARVVDDLSVRHETRIGSDWRFEVEREELRRQLRGIVGFRFRVERMELKFKLSQNHPLANRENVAAQLQAQDRDDSRAVAALMRERMQRTVADD, encoded by the coding sequence ATGTACCTGCCGCGCGCCTTCGCCGAAACCGACCTGGGCGCGCTCGATCACCTCGCGCGGCACTACGACTTCGGCACTTTGATCACCGTGCGCGACGAACTGCCGACGGTGAGCCATTTGCCGCTGCTGTATCGACGCGACGGCGAGCAGGTCGAACTGCGCGGCCACTGGGCGCGGCCGAATCCGCAGGCGCGGCACGCCGGCCCGGCGCTGGCGATCCTGCAGGGCCCGCACGCCTATATCTCGCCGGGCTGGTATCCCGACAAGGAAACCGCGGCGCGGGTGCCGACCTGGAACTACGCGATCGCGCATCTGCACGGTCAGTTGGAAACCTTCGACGACGAGGCTGGACTGGCCCGGGTCGTCGACGATCTGAGCGTGCGCCACGAAACCCGCATCGGCAGCGACTGGCGTTTCGAAGTCGAACGCGAGGAACTGCGCCGGCAATTGCGCGGCATCGTCGGCTTCCGCTTCCGGGTCGAACGCATGGAACTCAAGTTCAAGCTCAGCCAGAACCATCCGCTGGCCAACCGCGAGAACGTCGCCGCGCAGTTGCAGGCGCAGGACCGCGACGACAGCCGCGCGGTCGCGGCGTTGATGCGCGAACGCATGCAGCGCACCGTCGCGGACGATTGA
- a CDS encoding SDR family oxidoreductase, producing the protein MDLNLTGKHALVCGASEGIGRAAAHELALLGCDVTVLARRADALAAVAEALPRSGAQTHGWIAADVADAAALSAQVEALAAGKPVHILINNTGGPPGGPAHSATDTAYLDAFARHLLANQTLVRAVLPGMRSAQWGRVVNVISTSVKEPIVGLGVSNTIRGAVASWAKTLSRELGGDGITVNNVLPGYTRTARIEQIVGDRARSTGLSEEAVMEAMRKTVPLNRFADASEIAACIAFLCSPAAGYVNGVSLAVDGGRMQSI; encoded by the coding sequence ATGGACCTCAACCTCACCGGCAAACACGCGCTGGTCTGCGGCGCGTCCGAAGGCATCGGCCGCGCCGCGGCGCACGAACTGGCCCTGCTCGGCTGCGACGTGACCGTGCTGGCGCGTCGCGCCGACGCCCTGGCCGCGGTCGCCGAGGCCTTGCCGCGCAGCGGCGCGCAAACGCACGGCTGGATCGCCGCCGACGTCGCCGATGCCGCCGCGCTGAGCGCGCAGGTCGAAGCGCTCGCCGCCGGCAAGCCGGTGCATATCCTGATCAACAACACCGGCGGCCCGCCGGGCGGCCCGGCGCATTCGGCGACCGACACGGCCTATCTCGATGCCTTCGCGCGTCATCTGCTGGCCAACCAGACCCTGGTGCGTGCGGTGTTGCCGGGCATGCGTTCGGCGCAGTGGGGGCGCGTGGTCAACGTGATCTCGACCTCGGTCAAGGAACCCATTGTCGGCCTGGGCGTGTCCAACACGATTCGCGGCGCGGTCGCGAGCTGGGCCAAGACCTTGTCGCGCGAACTCGGCGGCGACGGCATCACCGTCAACAACGTGCTGCCCGGTTACACCCGGACCGCGCGCATTGAGCAGATCGTCGGCGATCGCGCGCGCAGCACCGGCCTGTCCGAAGAAGCAGTGATGGAGGCGATGCGCAAGACCGTGCCGCTCAACCGCTTCGCCGACGCGTCCGAAATCGCGGCGTGCATCGCGTTCCTGTGTTCGCCGGCGGCGGGCTACGTCAACGGCGTGAGCCTGGCGGTGGATGGCGGACGGATGCAGTCGATCTGA
- a CDS encoding DUF6053 domain-containing protein, whose amino-acid sequence MCRVVSVVIVQAKGLRDLAIWTKSVGAEAPPTKNLAAEVPSTKDLAARGDLGDAWVKRLRYREVFCGRGFSPDGRGEASARSSTAIGTRQSTCRLRQEHRKI is encoded by the coding sequence ATGTGCCGAGTGGTTTCGGTCGTTATCGTCCAAGCCAAGGGCTTGCGGGATCTGGCGATCTGGACGAAAAGCGTCGGGGCTGAAGCCCCTCCCACAAAAAACCTCGCAGCTGAAGTCCCTTCCACAAAAGACCTCGCGGCGCGAGGTGACCTTGGCGATGCGTGGGTAAAACGCCTGCGTTATCGCGAGGTCTTTTGTGGGAGGGGCTTCAGCCCCGACGGTCGAGGCGAAGCATCTGCACGATCGAGCACGGCAATCGGGACAAGACAGAGTACTTGCCGTCTCCGCCAAGAACATCGAAAAATTTAG